The DNA window AAGTCCTCAAAAAGTGCaacccccaccttctggtcctcttggttggctgaattgcaccagccaagatcaatcaagtacagaaaaagtatttgaatgcaaaccAATGACACCAAGTGTAGGATTGGGGTGCAGAGGATTCCAGTGTAGTGTACGGGTGTTGTAGTATTGTTGGCCAAAGTATAGGGCAGGGATGGTCAAGGCAGGCCAGGgaaactggtggcagcaaaatcctgcatatataccagccctccaggactggagtcaccCGTCCCTGGTGTCGGGTCAGTGCCTACTTCTCCCCCGTTTCACAAAAGAAGGGCTAGAACATTTAGCGACTTGTTTGAGTGCACCATAGGACGGCCTCCTCAAACGTGTGGGAGAGGCCAAGCCACAGACACAATGCGTTGGCTCCGTTTCGGTGTGGGCGGAGCAAACCGCTTCAAAGGCAAGTGTAGGCACTGTTTGATGTGCTGGATTTCGTTGGAGTGGAAACCAAAGCCCACAACCAGTTTCGCCAAGGCCATGTTCAACCCCGACAAAAGGTAGCAAAACGCTTATTAGAACCGAAACGCCGAACACCCTGTTGCAAACCGGGGTTGGACTGACTGACGTACTACAGTTTGCCCCTTTGGCATCTGAGAAGGCTTTCTGAGGCCTCCATCATTATTGATTCAGgctacacccccaacacacccatCAAACAGGAGCAAACGTAGCTCAACAGCCcaccttgcccatccctgcttcATAGGTAGTTCCTTTATAGCAGGGGTGAActttgttcctggagatctaccatcctgtagttTTTCACTTCAACCCCAATGTGGCACGCCTGATTCTACCAATTAACAGCTCGATTAGATCCATTATTATGTCAGGTGTGCTtgtcggagtgaaaacctacagcatGGTAGATCTTCATGAACAAGGTTGGTGACTACTGCTTTATAGATAACCGAAACAGTTGCGATATACACACTCTCCACTTTCTCCACTTTTCGATTTCTGGGAAATCGAATCTTAAATGTACAGGAACTCACTCCTTATTTGTTCAACCGTAGTCTGGGTACGCCCCCGCGAACAATGCCCCCGTCTCGGATAACAAcgggtcagtgagggaaaagcATCGGACCCGCCTGCTCGACAACACTTTCGTTGAGGGAATGCAAGAACAGGATTCGCGACAACTTGCGCCCAGTTCAGAGCAGGATAACTTTAggagggagaacatgcaaaacccCGCGGAAGGCATGGCGATGCAGCCCCACAGCTACGAGCGACTGAAAGATTCGAGGGATGCCAACAATGCGGTGCGGTTTGTCCCAATTCCGCCACCTCGGGACCACGTTCTCTGGTCTCTGTTCAACTTATTCTACATGAACGCGTTTTGCCTTGGATTTGTGGCCCTTTACTTCTCAATAAAGGTGAGAACGACCGATGCCACTCAATTTCTTTCACATATTTATAATTTCTCAGCTCACTTACTTTAAAAGGTCCACCACGTCATTCGATACCCCACCCTCCAATGAAAATAAACTGGGACAGT is part of the Conger conger chromosome 15, fConCon1.1, whole genome shotgun sequence genome and encodes:
- the LOC133111526 gene encoding interferon-induced transmembrane protein 3-like, which gives rise to MNKSGYAPANNAPVSDNNGSVREKHRTRLLDNTFVEGMQEQDSRQLAPSSEQDNFRRENMQNPAEGMAMQPHSYERLKDSRDANNAVRFVPIPPPRDHVLWSLFNLFYMNAFCLGFVALYFSIKSRDRKVVGDMEGAREYGSTARCLNIVALCLSLLFFLIIIIMLAVSAYALKQTVSDMLNRG